A genome region from Tolypothrix sp. PCC 7712 includes the following:
- a CDS encoding sensor histidine kinase — MTTDGSVSMSYISNDCYDLYEVTAEQAIANVQIILDMAHPEDAESQRQSIADSVQTLTPWRWEGRIVTPSGITKWIHGEARIEKLVDGTLVWDGLLLDISERKQAELALQNAQLQIVQSEKMSALGNLVAGVAHEMNNPLGFIAATLKQAKPTFADIVEHLKIYQETLSDKTEEILNHESEIDLDYTLEDLPKMLDSMTMACDRLKNISISLRTFSRADRDYKVPFNLHEGIDSTILILKHRLKANEQRPAIEVITNYGDLPQIECFPGQLNQVFMNILANAIDALDESNHRRIFEEIQAHPNCITVTTSRENNLVKIAIADNGKGMSEEVKQKIFDHLFTTKGVGKGTGLGLAIAKQIVEETHGGKLKCHSALGGGTEFIIEIPL, encoded by the coding sequence ATGACTACTGATGGTTCGGTGTCAATGTCATACATTAGTAACGACTGTTATGACCTCTATGAAGTCACCGCCGAACAAGCGATCGCCAATGTGCAGATCATCTTGGATATGGCGCATCCAGAGGATGCTGAATCTCAGCGTCAGTCGATTGCAGATTCAGTTCAAACCTTGACTCCTTGGCGGTGGGAGGGGCGAATTGTTACCCCCTCTGGAATTACCAAGTGGATTCACGGGGAAGCACGCATAGAAAAACTTGTCGATGGCACGTTAGTCTGGGATGGACTGTTGTTGGATATCAGTGAACGCAAACAAGCTGAACTAGCTTTGCAAAACGCCCAATTACAAATCGTACAAAGTGAAAAGATGTCTGCATTAGGTAACTTAGTTGCTGGTGTCGCCCACGAAATGAATAATCCCTTGGGCTTTATTGCGGCTACTCTCAAACAAGCTAAACCCACCTTTGCTGATATTGTTGAACATTTGAAAATCTATCAAGAAACTTTAAGCGATAAAACTGAAGAAATCCTCAACCATGAGTCAGAAATTGACTTGGACTATACCTTAGAAGACCTGCCTAAAATGCTCGATTCTATGACAATGGCTTGTGACAGATTAAAAAATATCAGCATTTCCTTACGCACTTTCTCTCGTGCTGACAGAGATTACAAAGTGCCATTTAATCTTCATGAAGGCATTGATAGTACAATCTTAATTCTCAAACACCGTCTCAAAGCTAATGAACAACGTCCCGCCATTGAAGTAATCACTAACTACGGTGATTTACCCCAAATTGAATGTTTCCCTGGGCAATTAAATCAGGTATTTATGAATATCTTAGCCAATGCGATTGATGCTTTAGATGAATCGAATCACAGACGAATTTTTGAGGAAATTCAAGCTCATCCCAACTGCATTACTGTGACAACTTCTAGGGAAAATAATCTTGTCAAAATTGCTATTGCTGATAATGGTAAGGGGATGAGCGAGGAAGTGAAACAAAAAATATTTGACCATTTATTCACTACTAAAGGAGTCGGTAAAGGTACAGGTTTAGGTTTGGCTATAGCTAAACAAATTGTTGAAGAAACTCACGGTGGTAAGTTGAAATGTCACTCAGCATTAGGAGGAGGTACTGAATTTATCATTGAAATTCCCTTGTAA